In Desulfitobacterium chlororespirans DSM 11544, the following are encoded in one genomic region:
- a CDS encoding ABC transporter permease, whose protein sequence is MNERIIRKIQGLVFPALLIILWQGVSYFGWVNPYLLPSPGDIIGAFTELLFTGEIFIHIKSSLFRLGVGMAITMVLAVPLGLFIGLFSRAQKFITPTLAFLQQIPTIAWIPVFILWLGIGEGMKIALMVYAAFFPVFINTLFGIQSVDQKLKEVARAFSLGYQARITHVYLPSAAPHFFVGIRLGFSNCWRALVAAEIIASAKGLGYLLMEGRNLAQSELIFVSIFVIGSLGALIDYGIKYLEQRVLPWHKA, encoded by the coding sequence ATGAACGAGCGGATCATTCGAAAAATTCAAGGTTTGGTTTTTCCCGCCTTACTGATTATACTATGGCAAGGCGTTAGTTATTTTGGCTGGGTTAACCCCTATCTTCTGCCTTCACCGGGTGATATTATAGGGGCATTTACGGAACTTTTATTCACCGGGGAGATTTTTATCCATATCAAATCAAGCCTTTTCAGACTGGGAGTGGGGATGGCAATTACCATGGTGCTTGCCGTTCCCCTTGGTTTGTTCATTGGACTTTTTAGCCGGGCGCAGAAATTTATTACTCCGACTTTAGCATTCTTGCAGCAAATCCCCACGATTGCCTGGATTCCTGTCTTTATTCTTTGGCTGGGCATTGGCGAGGGGATGAAGATTGCTCTGATGGTCTACGCAGCGTTTTTTCCTGTCTTTATTAACACATTATTTGGTATTCAATCCGTAGACCAGAAATTAAAAGAGGTGGCCCGGGCTTTTAGTTTAGGTTATCAGGCAAGGATTACTCATGTTTATCTCCCTTCGGCAGCACCCCATTTTTTTGTGGGTATACGGTTAGGCTTCAGCAACTGTTGGCGGGCCCTGGTAGCTGCCGAAATTATTGCTTCCGCAAAGGGATTAGGCTATCTGTTGATGGAGGGTAGAAATCTAGCCCAGTCGGAGTTGATTTTTGTTTCGATTTTTGTTATCGGCAGCCTTGGTGCATTGATTGACTACGGGATTAAGTACCTTGAACAAAGAGTATTACCTTGGCATAAAGCATAA
- a CDS encoding ABC transporter ATP-binding protein — protein sequence MRPLLEIDGLRKEFITPRANTTALAKVYMTVAGGEFICLVGPSGCGKTTLLRLIAGLELPTAGTVSILGKKVLEPSRQCGMVFQEPRLFPWLTVADNIGVGVKGRLSASEVEKTVGYQLELIGLTDFAQVYPHELSGGMAQRVAIARALAIDPEILLLDEPFSALDALTRRRMQDEILQLWRATGKTMIMVTHDIDEAINLGQRVLLFSPSPGRITHVFDVEKEKRAEIKREIMSCLTL from the coding sequence ATGAGGCCGCTTTTAGAGATTGACGGGTTAAGGAAAGAGTTTATCACCCCCAGAGCGAATACAACTGCCTTAGCAAAAGTATATATGACTGTAGCAGGGGGGGAGTTTATATGTCTGGTTGGGCCCAGCGGTTGTGGAAAAACAACCTTGCTGCGCCTTATAGCAGGCTTAGAGTTGCCTACAGCCGGCACAGTGTCCATCCTGGGCAAGAAAGTGCTGGAGCCTAGCCGCCAATGTGGGATGGTCTTTCAAGAACCGCGACTTTTCCCTTGGCTTACAGTGGCAGATAACATTGGGGTGGGAGTAAAGGGAAGACTTTCAGCTTCCGAGGTGGAAAAGACAGTGGGTTATCAGCTCGAACTGATCGGCTTAACTGATTTTGCCCAGGTATATCCCCATGAATTATCTGGTGGTATGGCCCAAAGGGTGGCTATCGCACGGGCCCTGGCCATTGATCCGGAGATTCTCCTTTTGGATGAACCCTTTTCAGCATTGGATGCTCTTACCCGTAGACGCATGCAAGATGAGATTTTACAACTTTGGCGAGCTACCGGCAAAACCATGATTATGGTAACTCATGACATCGATGAAGCTATTAATCTCGGACAACGGGTCTTGTTGTTTTCCCCTTCCCCCGGTCGAATCACTCACGTCTTTGATGTGGAAAAAGAGAAGCGGGCAGAGATTAAACGAGAAATCATGAGTTGCTTAACGCTATAA